One genomic window of Enoplosus armatus isolate fEnoArm2 chromosome 19, fEnoArm2.hap1, whole genome shotgun sequence includes the following:
- the dynlt1b gene encoding dynein light chain Tctex-type 1 isoform X1 gives MDEYQTEEETVFVVDEVSKIIQESVEAAIGGNAYQHSRVNQWTTSVVEQCLSQLSKLGRPFKYIVNCIIMQKNGAGLQTASSCFWDNSTDGSCAVRWENKSMYCIVSVFGLAI, from the exons ATGGACGAGTatcagacagaagaggag ACTGTGTTCGTCGTTGACGAAGTGAGCAAAATAATTCAAGAG TCAGTAGAAGCAGCCATAGGAGGAAATGCATACCAGCACAGCAGAGTGAACCAGTGGACCACCAGTGTAGTGGAGCAGTGCCTCAGTCAACTCAGCAAGCTGGGGAGGCCTTTCAAATATATTG TAAACTGTATCATCATGCAGAAAAATGGGGCAGGTCTGCAAACAGCCAGCTCATGCTTCTGGGACAACTCTACTGATG GAAGCTGTGCAGTGAGATGGGAGAACAAGTCCATGTACTGTATCGTCAGTGTTTTTGGGCTGGCCATCTGA
- the dynlt1b gene encoding dynein light chain Tctex-type 1 isoform X3: MDEYQTEEETVFVVDEVSKIIQESVEAAIGGNAYQHSRVNQWTTSVVEQCLSQLSKLGRPFKYIEKWGRSANSQLMLLGQLY; this comes from the exons ATGGACGAGTatcagacagaagaggag ACTGTGTTCGTCGTTGACGAAGTGAGCAAAATAATTCAAGAG TCAGTAGAAGCAGCCATAGGAGGAAATGCATACCAGCACAGCAGAGTGAACCAGTGGACCACCAGTGTAGTGGAGCAGTGCCTCAGTCAACTCAGCAAGCTGGGGAGGCCTTTCAAATATATTG AAAAATGGGGCAGGTCTGCAAACAGCCAGCTCATGCTTCTGGGACAACTCTACTGA
- the dynlt1b gene encoding dynein light chain Tctex-type 1 isoform X2: MDEYQTEEESVEAAIGGNAYQHSRVNQWTTSVVEQCLSQLSKLGRPFKYIVNCIIMQKNGAGLQTASSCFWDNSTDGSCAVRWENKSMYCIVSVFGLAI, translated from the exons ATGGACGAGTatcagacagaagaggag TCAGTAGAAGCAGCCATAGGAGGAAATGCATACCAGCACAGCAGAGTGAACCAGTGGACCACCAGTGTAGTGGAGCAGTGCCTCAGTCAACTCAGCAAGCTGGGGAGGCCTTTCAAATATATTG TAAACTGTATCATCATGCAGAAAAATGGGGCAGGTCTGCAAACAGCCAGCTCATGCTTCTGGGACAACTCTACTGATG GAAGCTGTGCAGTGAGATGGGAGAACAAGTCCATGTACTGTATCGTCAGTGTTTTTGGGCTGGCCATCTGA